A single region of the Marinobacter nanhaiticus D15-8W genome encodes:
- the fhuB gene encoding Fe(3+)-hydroxamate ABC transporter permease FhuB, protein MTVAATLDRAESGWLRAPLTRYLLAGVALLAALLIHLSLNSTLSLADQWSLLWGRTPETFEDFQFVYAALPRVVLAVLVGAVMAMVGSLLQQVTQNLLLSPMTLGASSGAWLALVCVNVWAPELMASWGAWFAMAGALLSVILVLMIAGRSGLSGLPVILAGMATHILMGAIATTLVLLNQYATETLFIWGAGDLTQTDWTWVTWLLPKLSIALLVLLVAPRPLTLLRLGDAGAGARGLSTGPIIAVLLLLSLWLVASAITAVGVISFIGLITPNIARAAGARTARDELCFSLMLGAVLLLLTDCVAVEASTWFSDLVPSGTAAALVGAPALIWFARRKLSSRDQTSLQLPEGAARVGRRVWVLVPAVLGALVLLTLCFKPDGFAWSAPWTALKWPTDLVLSLRWPRLVTAACAGVGMAVAGLILQRLIRNPLASPDILGMSAGATLTLVLYTVFIGGSIHEAGPVLAFAGSAGVLAILLLLGRRTHYAPGIMILVGISLGALIEAVVHFVLAKGSDQAYTILGWLSGSTYRVSDAKALWFAGGTAVLFLLALSTARWLTLISAGDHIAMARGLDTGRARLVLLILACALCALVTAVMGPVAFVGLLAPHVATLMGARKVWPQLWLAPLAGMVLMIFSDWLGWAILYPKQMPAGTIAAILGGSYFIFLLTRRRLG, encoded by the coding sequence ATGACCGTAGCCGCGACCCTGGACCGCGCCGAAAGCGGCTGGCTGCGGGCACCGCTCACGCGTTATCTGTTGGCGGGGGTGGCGCTGCTGGCGGCCCTGCTGATCCACCTTTCCCTGAACAGTACCCTGTCCCTGGCTGACCAGTGGTCCCTGCTCTGGGGCCGAACCCCTGAAACCTTCGAAGACTTCCAGTTTGTCTACGCCGCCCTGCCACGCGTCGTGCTCGCGGTACTCGTGGGTGCAGTCATGGCAATGGTCGGCAGTCTGTTGCAACAGGTAACCCAGAACCTCCTGCTCTCGCCAATGACTCTGGGCGCCTCCTCGGGGGCCTGGTTGGCCCTGGTCTGTGTCAATGTCTGGGCGCCGGAGTTAATGGCCAGTTGGGGTGCGTGGTTCGCCATGGCCGGGGCTTTGTTGTCGGTGATCCTGGTGCTGATGATCGCCGGCCGCAGCGGCCTCAGCGGCCTGCCGGTCATTCTGGCAGGGATGGCCACCCATATCCTGATGGGCGCCATCGCAACCACGCTCGTGCTGCTCAACCAGTACGCCACGGAAACCCTGTTTATCTGGGGCGCGGGGGACCTGACCCAGACGGACTGGACCTGGGTGACCTGGCTGCTGCCTAAACTGAGTATCGCGCTACTGGTGTTACTGGTAGCGCCGCGCCCGTTGACGCTGCTGCGTCTCGGCGACGCCGGGGCCGGAGCCCGGGGATTGAGTACCGGTCCGATTATCGCCGTACTCCTGTTGCTGTCCCTGTGGTTGGTGGCTTCGGCGATCACGGCGGTGGGCGTCATCAGTTTTATCGGACTGATTACGCCCAATATAGCCCGTGCCGCAGGCGCCCGGACGGCGCGGGACGAGCTTTGTTTCAGCCTGATGTTAGGCGCGGTGCTGTTGCTGCTGACCGACTGCGTAGCTGTGGAAGCCAGCACCTGGTTCAGTGACCTGGTGCCCAGCGGGACGGCGGCAGCCCTGGTCGGTGCGCCAGCATTGATCTGGTTTGCCCGTCGCAAGCTGTCGTCACGCGACCAGACCTCGCTACAGTTGCCAGAAGGAGCAGCGCGCGTCGGTCGGCGCGTGTGGGTGCTGGTGCCCGCGGTGCTGGGGGCGCTAGTGTTGCTGACCCTATGCTTCAAGCCGGACGGTTTTGCCTGGAGTGCGCCCTGGACCGCCCTGAAGTGGCCGACGGACCTGGTGCTCTCGCTACGTTGGCCACGGCTGGTAACGGCGGCGTGTGCGGGGGTCGGGATGGCGGTTGCCGGGCTGATTCTGCAGCGCCTGATCCGTAACCCCTTGGCCAGCCCGGATATTTTGGGTATGTCCGCCGGCGCAACCTTGACCCTGGTGCTCTACACCGTATTCATAGGCGGTTCGATCCATGAAGCCGGACCGGTGCTGGCCTTTGCCGGCAGCGCAGGCGTGTTGGCCATATTGCTGCTACTGGGACGGCGGACCCACTACGCGCCGGGGATCATGATCCTGGTTGGTATTTCCCTGGGGGCGCTGATCGAGGCCGTCGTTCACTTCGTGCTGGCCAAGGGAAGCGACCAGGCGTATACCATCCTGGGCTGGCTCTCCGGATCGACCTATCGCGTGTCGGATGCCAAGGCGCTCTGGTTTGCCGGCGGTACCGCCGTATTGTTCCTGCTGGCGTTGTCCACCGCGCGCTGGCTGACGCTGATCTCCGCCGGCGATCACATCGCCATGGCGCGCGGGCTGGATACGGGGCGGGCACGGCTGGTGCTGCTGATCCTGGCCTGCGCACTCTGTGCCCTGGTGACGGCGGTAATGGGGCCGGTAGCGTTCGTCGGCCTACTGGCGCCTCATGTCGCAACACTGATGGGCGCACGGAAAGTCTGGCCCCAACTCTGGTTGGCACCGCTGGCGGGTATGGTGCTGATGATCTTCTCCGACTGGCTGGGCTGGGCGATTCTGTATCCCAAGCAGATGCCCGCAGGCACGATTGCGGCCATTCTGGGCGGCAGCTACTTCATCTTCCTGCTCACACGGCGGCGTCTGGGGTAG
- a CDS encoding MDR family MFS transporter, giving the protein MSDFSLQALQARYGPKWRWLAVGTVMLGTMATVLSATIINVALPDIMRDFGIGQGQAHWMVTGFIAAMTTTMLTTGWLLDHFGLRRSLAAAMLIFTLIAIAGGFAPGPEWLILARIGMGAVAGLMQPMAMYLVFRVFPKEKRGQAMGIYGMGVILAPALGPVIGGFIVDQLSWRYVMFAPAPVTLLGIYMVYRFLPWPVSRPEPYRFDFIGLALLATFIGTSLDALNALQHAEGQGLRIAIGGSAAVISLALFILRQRRTDHPLLHLGLLLRPEFFSACLGAIALGLALFGSTYLIPLFVQSALHYSATEAGLLMLPAGIALGVTFPIAGRMADRRPARLMIMGGILIFALSTSLFALSDVGLSFVWLALWAVIGRIGLGLIMPALSTGALNPLEAHELGYGSSIINFTRQLGGAFGVNIVALTIEYGDHSNGQPTIDAFHTAWWLVTVFVLVALWPIRRIGRTGATPDAAV; this is encoded by the coding sequence CTGAGCGACTTCAGCCTGCAGGCCCTGCAAGCCCGATACGGACCTAAATGGCGTTGGCTGGCGGTGGGTACGGTCATGCTGGGCACCATGGCTACGGTGCTCAGCGCCACCATCATTAATGTGGCGCTGCCGGATATCATGCGGGATTTCGGTATCGGCCAGGGCCAGGCCCACTGGATGGTCACCGGCTTTATCGCCGCCATGACCACCACCATGCTTACCACCGGTTGGTTACTCGACCATTTCGGCCTTCGCCGCTCCCTGGCGGCGGCCATGCTGATCTTCACCCTGATAGCCATCGCCGGCGGTTTTGCGCCCGGGCCTGAATGGCTGATCCTCGCCCGCATCGGCATGGGTGCCGTGGCCGGCCTTATGCAACCCATGGCCATGTACCTGGTATTCAGGGTCTTCCCCAAGGAGAAACGGGGCCAGGCCATGGGCATTTACGGCATGGGGGTCATTCTCGCACCCGCCCTGGGGCCGGTTATCGGCGGATTCATCGTCGATCAGCTTAGCTGGCGCTACGTGATGTTCGCTCCCGCGCCAGTAACCCTGCTAGGCATCTATATGGTGTACCGCTTCCTGCCCTGGCCGGTATCACGCCCTGAGCCCTACCGTTTCGACTTCATCGGCCTGGCACTGCTCGCCACGTTCATCGGCACCAGCCTGGACGCCCTCAATGCACTGCAGCACGCTGAAGGCCAGGGCCTGCGCATCGCCATCGGCGGCAGTGCAGCGGTCATCTCGCTGGCCCTGTTTATCCTGCGTCAGCGGCGTACCGACCATCCTCTGCTGCACCTGGGTTTATTGCTGCGTCCAGAATTTTTCAGTGCTTGCCTCGGGGCCATTGCCCTGGGCCTGGCACTGTTCGGGTCCACCTACCTGATCCCCCTCTTCGTGCAGTCCGCGCTACATTACTCGGCGACCGAGGCGGGGCTGCTCATGCTCCCCGCCGGCATCGCCCTGGGTGTCACCTTCCCGATTGCCGGACGGATGGCCGACCGACGGCCGGCGCGCCTGATGATCATGGGTGGCATCCTGATCTTTGCGCTATCGACATCGCTGTTCGCCCTATCAGACGTGGGACTCAGCTTTGTCTGGCTGGCGCTGTGGGCCGTCATCGGCCGGATTGGTCTGGGCCTGATCATGCCGGCCCTGTCGACCGGCGCGTTAAACCCGCTCGAAGCCCATGAACTCGGCTACGGCTCCAGCATCATAAACTTTACCCGTCAGCTGGGCGGGGCTTTCGGAGTGAATATCGTCGCGCTCACCATCGAATACGGCGACCATTCAAATGGCCAGCCCACCATCGACGCTTTCCATACCGCGTGGTGGCTGGTAACCGTATTCGTGCTGGTCGCACTCTGGCCTATACGACGCATTGGTCGGACCGGCGCTACCCCAGACGCCGCCGTGTGA
- a CDS encoding MarR family transcriptional regulator, which yields MRDQFPFAVARVTRRWRKLLDERLKDLGVTQARWTTMVYLQRGGEGLTQRELANLMAIENPTLVRLLDSLEGQGLIERRPCSKDRRARRLHLTPAGEAFMEDLNSRADKLREEMLEGVNENDLAVAMNVFNRIMINGDQLQKL from the coding sequence ATGAGAGATCAGTTTCCTTTTGCCGTTGCCCGGGTCACCCGGCGTTGGCGCAAACTCCTGGATGAACGTCTCAAGGACCTCGGTGTAACACAGGCGCGTTGGACCACTATGGTCTACCTGCAACGCGGCGGCGAAGGGCTCACCCAGCGCGAACTCGCCAACCTGATGGCTATCGAGAACCCCACCCTGGTCCGCCTGCTCGACAGCCTCGAAGGCCAAGGCCTGATAGAACGCCGCCCTTGCAGCAAGGACCGTCGTGCACGCCGCCTTCATCTGACACCGGCCGGCGAAGCGTTTATGGAAGACCTCAATAGCCGCGCCGACAAGCTGCGCGAGGAAATGCTGGAAGGCGTGAACGAAAACGACCTGGCAGTCGCCATGAACGTCTTCAATCGCATCATGATTAACGGGGATCAGCTGCAGAAGCTCTGA
- a CDS encoding DUF3565 domain-containing protein: protein MMRIMVVMEQPISGFYKDSEGDWVARLACGHGQHVRHRPPFVNRPWVTTAAGRKGRLGQYLDCLKCDRGEPVG, encoded by the coding sequence ATGATGCGCATCATGGTGGTTATGGAACAGCCAATTAGCGGATTCTACAAGGATTCTGAGGGCGACTGGGTGGCTCGTCTGGCGTGTGGTCACGGTCAGCACGTGCGTCATCGGCCGCCCTTCGTCAACCGGCCCTGGGTCACGACGGCGGCCGGCCGGAAGGGGCGGCTGGGACAGTATCTGGACTGCCTGAAGTGCGATCGCGGCGAGCCCGTGGGCTAA
- a CDS encoding MFS transporter codes for MTRMVTSLSALILSTILLVAGNAFLMTLLGVRLGLEAIDPATIGRVLVCYSIGFVVGTLTVGRVIERVGHIRAFAVFSALAAVAALLYPMAVSMTFWAILRALSGLAMAGVLLVIESWFSSRATNANRGTLFAVYQIVFFISVAGGQLIINLGDPAAFQLYTVAGILLALSLVPLSLTKMEAPHIEQVERLSIFKLLQEATTGVAGTFICGVLIGSFYALGPVYATLIGLDVAQTSLFMAIAIIAAMLLAWPMGIVCDRFDRRRVLFTVSVAAGVAAMAAAFIGVDLPLALITAVGLFTGLSAALYPIAVAIANDRMPQSRIVAASATLLLSYGLGSVLGPLVMGELIGLVGPMGLFLGSAGFLGLLALVTAYYIITTEDIPVDEQEHFVTTMPEAMPVLAEMDPRNEDFHASSVEVEQEEEEPPKKTGTDN; via the coding sequence ATGACCCGCATGGTGACCTCTCTCTCTGCACTCATACTAAGTACGATCCTGCTGGTCGCTGGCAATGCCTTCCTGATGACACTGCTGGGTGTCCGCCTGGGCCTCGAAGCCATCGATCCGGCAACGATCGGTCGGGTGCTGGTGTGCTATTCCATCGGTTTCGTCGTCGGTACGCTCACGGTCGGTCGCGTTATCGAACGCGTCGGGCACATCCGCGCCTTCGCCGTGTTTTCGGCATTAGCGGCGGTCGCTGCGCTGCTGTACCCGATGGCGGTATCGATGACCTTCTGGGCAATCCTGCGCGCCCTGTCGGGCCTGGCCATGGCGGGTGTGCTGCTGGTGATCGAAAGCTGGTTCAGCAGCCGCGCCACCAATGCCAACCGTGGCACGCTATTCGCGGTCTACCAGATCGTCTTCTTCATTTCCGTGGCCGGTGGGCAGCTCATCATTAACCTGGGCGACCCGGCGGCTTTCCAGCTCTACACCGTCGCCGGCATCCTGTTGGCGCTGTCCCTGGTGCCGCTGTCGTTGACCAAGATGGAGGCGCCCCATATCGAGCAGGTCGAACGCCTGTCGATATTCAAGCTGCTGCAGGAAGCCACGACCGGCGTGGCTGGCACATTCATCTGCGGCGTGCTGATCGGGTCCTTCTATGCCCTGGGCCCGGTATACGCCACCCTGATCGGCCTTGACGTTGCCCAGACCTCTCTATTCATGGCCATCGCAATCATTGCCGCCATGCTGTTGGCATGGCCGATGGGCATCGTCTGCGATCGTTTCGATCGACGGCGGGTACTGTTCACCGTATCTGTGGCCGCAGGCGTTGCAGCTATGGCGGCCGCTTTCATTGGCGTTGACCTGCCGCTGGCCCTGATTACGGCGGTAGGCCTGTTTACCGGTCTTTCCGCTGCGCTCTATCCCATTGCCGTGGCCATCGCCAACGACCGCATGCCGCAGTCTCGTATCGTCGCGGCCAGTGCCACGCTGCTGCTCAGCTACGGACTGGGGAGCGTGCTCGGACCACTGGTCATGGGCGAACTGATCGGGCTGGTCGGACCCATGGGCCTGTTCCTCGGCAGCGCCGGCTTCCTGGGGCTGCTGGCGCTCGTGACCGCGTACTACATCATTACGACCGAAGATATCCCGGTGGACGAGCAGGAGCACTTCGTGACCACCATGCCTGAAGCCATGCCGGTACTGGCTGAAATGGATCCACGTAACGAGGATTTTCACGCGTCATCGGTGGAAGTGGAGCAGGAAGAAGAGGAACCGCCGAAGAAAACCGGCACGGATAATTAG
- a CDS encoding helix-turn-helix transcriptional regulator yields the protein MKKTDWPIRWDLLLRYRLIEIIALWEGRLTTNHICHAFGIGRQQASKDINTYLREVAPGNLEYDRHLKGYVPADRFQPTVTQGRSDEYLEVLGRDHALSETFESLDLGLPNTEILHVPRRLAEPDIVRPIVLATRQGRRLEAEYFSLTKPEGERRVLEPHTLIYSGQRWHVRAWCDRHGEYRDFMLSRFRGTPQVLPERSRHKARNDEAWNTRVAIVLRPDQRLTEAQQSIIANDYAMIDGNLRIETRAALVRYMLTLAGLCGDTPHSDPLVQQLELANRDELRTWLS from the coding sequence ATGAAAAAAACGGATTGGCCTATTCGCTGGGATCTCTTATTACGTTACCGGTTGATTGAAATCATCGCCTTATGGGAAGGGCGGCTGACCACCAATCACATCTGCCACGCGTTCGGGATTGGTCGGCAGCAGGCATCAAAAGATATCAATACCTACCTGCGCGAGGTAGCCCCGGGTAACCTCGAGTATGACCGGCACTTGAAGGGTTATGTTCCGGCTGACAGGTTTCAGCCGACAGTGACCCAGGGACGGTCTGACGAGTACCTTGAAGTGCTTGGTCGCGATCACGCCCTGAGTGAGACCTTCGAGTCCCTGGACCTTGGTTTACCCAACACCGAAATCCTCCACGTACCGCGCCGATTGGCTGAACCGGATATTGTCCGGCCGATCGTGTTGGCCACCCGTCAGGGCCGGCGGCTTGAAGCGGAGTATTTCTCGCTGACCAAACCGGAAGGCGAACGTCGGGTGCTTGAACCCCATACCCTGATCTACAGCGGCCAACGCTGGCATGTTCGGGCCTGGTGCGACCGCCATGGCGAGTACCGGGACTTCATGCTCAGCCGGTTCCGCGGTACGCCCCAGGTGCTGCCTGAGCGTAGTCGCCACAAGGCGCGCAATGATGAAGCCTGGAATACGCGGGTAGCTATCGTGCTGCGGCCGGACCAGCGGCTGACCGAGGCGCAGCAATCCATTATTGCCAACGATTACGCCATGATTGACGGCAACCTGCGAATCGAGACGCGTGCTGCTCTGGTGCGCTATATGCTCACCCTGGCGGGCTTGTGTGGCGATACACCCCACAGCGATCCGTTGGTTCAGCAGTTGGAGCTCGCCAACCGGGACGAACTACGTACCTGGTTGTCCTAA
- a CDS encoding ExeM/NucH family extracellular endonuclease produces MAWLLILVGLVGGRVSFAAANGCGAPYTRISAIQGDGDRSPVQGQTLAVEGVITLEAGGPDGLAGFYLQSLPGDADRDAATSEGLFVFSDDGSGDVGDHVRVRGLIKEYHGLTEIAARGRLKVCGRAPAPQPIALSFPLPTLEPLEGMRVVFDEAPTVIDTHDLGRYGVVELAADDPVRSRRNPDTMGSPDRILLDDRRLVQNPATLPLPRPGLSADNSLRTGSRLEPVRGVLDYRYDRWRIQPETWPSVLDANERPVAPEPPKAGAVRVAAFNALNFFNGDGEGDGFPTARGADTGHELRRQRQKLVAAIHGLKADIVGLMELENDGSGENSAIAELTRSLGAEWRYIRQPEAGTDAIRVGLIYRHDRAQPAGAAAVLASGVFARYSRAPAAQDFRLRGNEDRIRVVVNHFKSRSCRNARGENRVDDEGCYAPVRERSARELLAWLETLPKPEGLSGALVVGDLNTYVGERPLALLAGGGFQRPTPLTGDGQHTYRFDGVRGVLDYILVDEHLQSRVVDGGVWHINADEPSVLDYNLEFHPPGRADRLYGPGPWRSSDHDPVYLDVRMDRR; encoded by the coding sequence TTGGCGTGGTTGCTGATCCTAGTGGGGCTGGTCGGGGGGCGGGTGTCCTTTGCTGCTGCGAATGGGTGCGGCGCGCCCTACACGAGGATTTCGGCGATCCAGGGAGACGGTGATCGCTCGCCGGTGCAGGGCCAGACACTGGCTGTGGAGGGCGTGATTACGCTGGAGGCAGGCGGCCCCGACGGGTTGGCCGGTTTCTACCTGCAATCCTTGCCTGGGGATGCTGATCGTGATGCCGCCACATCCGAAGGTTTGTTTGTCTTCTCAGATGATGGCAGCGGTGATGTTGGCGACCATGTCCGTGTCAGGGGGCTGATCAAGGAATATCACGGACTGACCGAAATAGCGGCCCGGGGGCGCCTGAAGGTATGTGGTCGAGCACCAGCGCCGCAGCCGATTGCGCTCAGCTTTCCCTTGCCGACCCTGGAACCGCTTGAAGGCATGCGGGTTGTATTTGACGAGGCTCCGACCGTGATCGACACCCATGACCTTGGCCGTTACGGCGTAGTGGAGCTGGCGGCGGACGATCCTGTCCGCAGTCGCCGCAACCCCGACACCATGGGTTCGCCGGACCGGATCCTGCTGGATGACCGCCGCCTGGTGCAGAACCCGGCAACTCTTCCCTTGCCTCGGCCGGGCCTGAGCGCTGATAACAGCCTGAGGACCGGTAGCCGCCTGGAGCCGGTAAGGGGTGTGCTGGATTACCGGTATGATCGTTGGCGTATACAGCCTGAAACCTGGCCCTCGGTGCTGGATGCGAACGAACGCCCTGTCGCACCTGAACCGCCGAAGGCAGGCGCGGTCCGGGTGGCTGCCTTCAATGCCCTGAACTTTTTCAACGGCGATGGTGAAGGCGATGGCTTCCCCACGGCCCGCGGCGCGGATACCGGCCATGAATTAAGACGTCAGCGTCAGAAGCTGGTCGCCGCGATCCATGGTTTAAAGGCAGACATCGTTGGCCTCATGGAGCTGGAAAACGACGGTAGTGGCGAGAATAGTGCCATTGCCGAACTGACGCGCTCGCTTGGTGCCGAATGGCGTTATATTCGCCAGCCTGAAGCAGGCACCGACGCCATCCGCGTAGGCCTGATCTATCGCCACGACAGGGCGCAGCCTGCTGGCGCTGCTGCCGTGCTCGCGAGTGGTGTTTTCGCCCGCTACAGCCGCGCGCCGGCTGCCCAGGACTTCCGGTTAAGGGGCAATGAAGATCGTATTCGCGTCGTGGTCAATCATTTCAAATCCCGTTCGTGTCGCAATGCACGGGGAGAGAACCGCGTTGACGACGAAGGTTGTTATGCGCCGGTGCGCGAACGCTCGGCGAGGGAATTGCTGGCCTGGCTTGAAACACTGCCAAAACCGGAGGGCCTCTCAGGCGCCTTGGTTGTTGGCGACTTGAATACCTATGTGGGCGAGCGGCCGCTGGCCCTGCTCGCCGGTGGAGGCTTCCAGCGGCCGACACCATTAACGGGCGATGGTCAGCACACCTACCGGTTCGATGGCGTGCGTGGCGTGCTGGATTACATCCTCGTCGACGAGCATCTCCAATCACGTGTGGTCGACGGTGGGGTATGGCACATTAACGCCGACGAACCTTCTGTGCTGGACTACAACCTGGAATTCCATCCGCCGGGCCGCGCCGATCGCCTGTATGGGCCGGGTCCCTGGCGATCCTCCGACCACGATCCGGTGTACCTGGATGTGCGCATGGATCGACGCTGA
- a CDS encoding alpha/beta fold hydrolase: MSAATPIVTTVQNRLPNPWPVARTGHRWLQRARRHSVMVDEHRIVWLERGRRQSHKPSVVLLHGLAAMKENWSAWLPLFTKDQHVVAVDIPGFGESDYRVGASYRYRDQAERMVQWLGAAGLGQVHLVGSSMGAAVATLMAGRMGERAVSLTVMNSAGIPAHERVDLNRPPVFDSSILIPEDWSGVYRMFNNVGSGKPTLSGMAMTGLLGVDLLRRAGQNRHVFSDMVADPYAPTTALTKDMAPLLVIWGDRDQITPPSCVDFYRKTTPHAEVHMMRGIGHLPMLENPRRSFGILRDFIGRHSSR; this comes from the coding sequence ATGTCCGCCGCTACTCCCATTGTTACCACCGTCCAGAACCGCCTTCCCAATCCCTGGCCCGTAGCCCGCACCGGCCATCGCTGGCTGCAGCGGGCCCGGCGACATTCGGTGATGGTGGACGAGCACCGTATCGTCTGGCTGGAACGGGGGCGGCGACAGTCCCACAAACCATCCGTTGTGCTCCTTCACGGTCTGGCGGCGATGAAGGAAAACTGGAGCGCATGGTTGCCCCTCTTTACCAAGGACCAGCATGTGGTGGCGGTAGATATTCCCGGTTTCGGCGAGAGTGACTACCGGGTGGGAGCCAGCTACCGCTACCGGGACCAGGCCGAGCGCATGGTCCAATGGCTGGGCGCCGCGGGGCTGGGGCAGGTGCACCTGGTGGGTAGCTCCATGGGCGCCGCCGTTGCCACGCTAATGGCCGGGAGGATGGGCGAACGAGCCGTCAGCCTGACCGTGATGAATAGCGCCGGTATCCCGGCCCATGAACGGGTAGACCTCAACCGGCCGCCGGTGTTCGACAGTAGTATCCTTATTCCCGAGGACTGGTCCGGGGTCTACCGGATGTTCAACAACGTGGGTAGTGGCAAGCCGACCTTGAGCGGTATGGCCATGACCGGCTTGCTGGGGGTGGATCTACTGCGCCGGGCGGGGCAGAATCGCCATGTCTTCTCTGATATGGTGGCGGATCCCTACGCGCCTACCACGGCGTTGACGAAGGATATGGCGCCGCTGCTGGTGATCTGGGGTGACCGTGACCAGATCACTCCGCCAAGCTGCGTGGATTTCTACCGTAAGACAACGCCGCACGCTGAAGTCCACATGATGCGAGGCATCGGCCATTTGCCTATGCTGGAGAATCCGCGCCGCTCATTCGGCATTCTGAGGGACTTCATCGGCCGCCACTCATCCCGTTGA
- a CDS encoding AraC family transcriptional regulator, with amino-acid sequence MPAAATQIQDLGLPAIYLHTIAELLRQRGVDDRALLTRVGLDPQCLTDDDVRVSLSQASEFVTRAIVESGEPGLGILLASELRLPLHGALGIAAMNSRTLGEAMDLMVRYLSLRAPHLRIFCSTEGDTTTLRVVGGYDLGPLQSFIMDAMIFGCVTMGTQLLGETVRGAKVHRRGREPAYFQRFCGRIPVPVVYGKEEDAILMPKTELASPIRFSDEDVAEASREQCEQALHRLNESAGFDARVRRVIETSHPFPPKLGRVAGTLFVSERTLKRRLQEEDASFQMLVDEVRLQRARDLLINTHMSLSQIADALGYADAANFTRAFKRWTGTSPSAHRNSRRTLSHAS; translated from the coding sequence ATGCCGGCCGCTGCTACACAGATCCAGGACCTGGGCCTGCCTGCCATCTACCTGCACACCATCGCAGAATTGCTGCGCCAACGGGGCGTGGACGACCGGGCCCTACTGACGCGGGTTGGGCTCGACCCGCAATGCCTGACCGATGACGACGTGCGGGTCTCGCTGTCGCAGGCAAGCGAATTCGTCACCCGGGCCATCGTTGAAAGCGGCGAACCGGGCCTGGGCATCCTCCTGGCTTCTGAATTGCGGTTGCCTTTGCATGGCGCCCTCGGTATCGCCGCCATGAACAGCCGCACTCTGGGCGAAGCCATGGACCTGATGGTGCGTTACCTAAGCCTGCGGGCGCCACACCTGCGCATTTTCTGCAGCACCGAAGGGGATACGACCACCCTGCGCGTGGTGGGGGGATACGATCTGGGGCCGCTGCAAAGCTTCATCATGGATGCCATGATCTTCGGCTGCGTAACCATGGGCACGCAGCTGCTGGGCGAGACCGTGCGCGGTGCCAAGGTACATCGTCGTGGCCGCGAGCCCGCCTATTTCCAGCGTTTCTGCGGGCGTATCCCGGTGCCTGTGGTGTACGGGAAGGAAGAAGACGCCATTCTCATGCCCAAGACCGAGCTGGCTTCACCGATACGCTTCAGCGACGAAGACGTGGCGGAGGCCTCCCGCGAACAGTGTGAACAGGCGCTGCATCGACTCAACGAGAGTGCCGGCTTCGACGCCCGGGTTAGGCGGGTGATCGAAACCAGCCACCCCTTCCCGCCGAAACTGGGGCGGGTGGCAGGCACACTGTTTGTCTCCGAAAGAACCCTGAAGCGCCGGTTGCAAGAGGAGGACGCCAGTTTCCAGATGTTGGTGGACGAGGTTCGTCTGCAACGGGCCCGGGACCTGCTGATCAACACTCACATGAGCCTCAGTCAGATCGCCGATGCCCTCGGTTATGCGGATGCAGCCAACTTTACCCGTGCGTTCAAACGCTGGACCGGTACCAGCCCCAGCGCTCACCGCAACAGCCGGCGTACCTTGTCTCACGCCAGTTAG
- a CDS encoding ATP-dependent zinc protease, protein MKLGLSLWAAVIITLVGVAFTAPPVVADEDRNEAPDTLGFVEWIVLHDTGVRVKARLDTGAKTSSLHAVNVEPFEKGDEEWVSFELPLDDHKEVEDAEDDNVVLHFEMPVERTVLIKRKGAESQRRYVVNMDFCIAGRVYETQFSLTDRSRFHYAAILGRRFMGDDDVLVSSSESFLAKNECDYQTLDELQAEKDG, encoded by the coding sequence ATGAAATTGGGATTGAGCCTTTGGGCGGCGGTGATTATTACCCTGGTAGGCGTGGCGTTTACGGCGCCGCCGGTGGTTGCGGACGAAGATCGTAACGAGGCGCCGGACACTCTCGGGTTCGTGGAATGGATCGTGCTGCACGATACCGGGGTTCGGGTGAAGGCCCGGCTCGATACCGGCGCCAAGACCTCATCCCTGCATGCGGTGAACGTCGAGCCCTTCGAGAAAGGCGACGAAGAGTGGGTCAGCTTCGAACTGCCACTGGACGACCACAAGGAGGTGGAGGATGCCGAGGACGACAATGTCGTCCTGCATTTCGAAATGCCGGTAGAGCGCACAGTGCTGATCAAGCGCAAGGGTGCTGAATCCCAGCGTCGCTACGTCGTCAATATGGATTTCTGCATTGCCGGCCGTGTGTATGAAACCCAGTTCTCACTAACCGACCGCAGCCGCTTTCATTACGCAGCCATCCTCGGCCGGCGCTTCATGGGCGATGATGACGTGCTGGTCAGCTCTTCGGAAAGCTTCCTGGCCAAGAACGAATGTGACTACCAGACCCTGGACGAGCTCCAGGCCGAGAAGGACGGTTGA